The Bradysia coprophila strain Holo2 chromosome IV, BU_Bcop_v1, whole genome shotgun sequence genome includes a region encoding these proteins:
- the LOC119066406 gene encoding zinc finger protein 492-like isoform X2 encodes MQTIVKMTERFDLKFEDFIAICRLCCNKGTGLIPIFPETEDVSNNVTEPTDSIPAMLLKIGLSVRRNDGLPEALCSDCHIKLLNCNNFRVQCLSTAVYLQEILTRHTECIVIRNETAEDDDGNNFQDCFEVDYILDNDELDTTNDVEFTNGRVEALDITIQNENSTEIHKRKRGRPKSKVEKPPPVEQNKTTKSSKGCKSSHNKKRSNRKDICLICGKVINNNIKGHQAIHDKSETFYCDICGFKTNVKLYMKNHMNKIHVAQRKYPCPHCHLVFMHSVTLKRHATIHSGEKNYVCEECGKSYRQRDMLLAHRKRHLPPTIQCSFCDKLFYSKNELKSHTGLHTGIKAYKCDLCTAAFVASSLAAHRRQHKRDNVLPSCKICGMMFSDRLVYNMHLMDHKRTNQSIAYSGK; translated from the exons ATGCAAACAATAGTCAAAATGACCGAACGAttcgatttaaaatttgaGGATTTCATCGCAATTTGTCGATTGTGTTGCAACAAAGGGACTGGACTGATCCCAATTTTTCCTGAAACCGAGGATGTGTCTAATAATGTCACTGAGCCCACCGATTCCATTCCGGCAATGTTACTTAAGATCGGGCTGAGT GTAAGAAGAAACGACGGTCTACCTGAAGCCCTGTGTTCGGATTGTCACATAAAGCTTTTGAATTGCAATAATTTTCGAGTGCAGTGTCTGTCAACAGCAGTCTACCTCCAGGAAATTTTAACTAGACACACAGAGTGTATTGTGATTAGAAACGAGACCGCAGAGGATGACGATGGCAATAATTTCCAGGACTGTTTCGAGGTCGATTACATACTG GACAACGATGAACTGGATACAACAAACGACGTTGAGTTTACAAACGGTAGAGTCGAAGCATTGGACATAacaatacaaaatgaaaattctacaGAAATCCATAAACGCAAACGTGGTCGTCCCAAGTCAAAAGTTGAGAAGCCACCGCCAGTCGAACAAAACAAGACTACGAAATCAAGCAAAGGCTGCAAATCATCCCACAATAAGAAAAGGTCAAACAGAAAGGACATTTGTCTGATTTGTGGTAAAGTAATTAACAACAACATCAAAGGACATCAGGCGATACATGACAAAAGTGAAACATTCTATTGCGATATTTGTGGTTTCAAGACGAATGTGAAActttacatgaaaaatcatatgAACAAGATACATGTAGCTCAAAG aaaatatccCTGCCCTCACTGTCACCTAGTTTTTATGCACTCCGTTACATTGAAACGACATGCAACAATTCACAGTGGCGAGAAAAACTATGTTTGCGAAGAATGCGGAAAGTCGTATCGTCAACGAGACATGCTGCTGGCCCATCGTAAAAGACATCTTCCACCAACGATACAATGTTCGTTTTgtgacaaattattttactcCAAAAATGAGCTAAAATCTCACACTGGTCTTCACACCGGCATAAAAGCATACAAATGCGATCTATGTACAGCTGCGTTCGTTGCTAG TAGTTTGGCAGCACATCGACGTCAGCATAAAAGAGATAACGTGTTGCCATCGTGCAAAATATGCGGGATGATGTTCAGTGATCGTTTAGTTTACAATATGCATTTGATGGATCATAAAAGAACGAATCAATCGATTGCATACAGTGGTAAATAA
- the LOC119066401 gene encoding uncharacterized protein LOC119066401 — translation MPNRKLRRAGDDLRIFKGKCFRDVNTEIQGELEGDEEIGEVSKVIEEAQPVDNRNYDEILLEAFDKVKEKSSKLQIEALSAICHQLQRHLIPDFLKEHIATITEIIECSFQRNIGTEVRWTAQLVVLCYIQLPEETRFIERFRPMVISAFDKQTYSVTVRSSLCKTAVVLVFLHKNHSNDLLDLMSKFEGIITDKTLVRVKDNIVTRTSQIDDLEIVVATLEAWTFLYTFMDSDTASAIDRFVRDLVALLKCFQFDLSIACARTIAVIYSCGDNDAKKFVDKNLLKIIDDISMIRRTVWPYTHNDKTKDLVLFYLKNGTIPLREIKIGNELLAMDTWSSTIQYDSLCTMVGAANMPKMLQENAFLLSSLKQSILCENESSLDNASLSELSDRTMQLHIDECMNSEIERIKGAVEKADGNLLLNFEDELLSLRRKFEFDCASSNVFFTSRDSIFRLFVLIMKRDKEPEKLIAIELATHVIVCLGEGSQFSQQIHYELLTELRHPEISASIVTKICTAFTFIAFLKNENLYGIRFTMDQMKNIFIGSFSKKRKVTSVNEATAVAMQCNALEGWSIILTILPQGDIRSALDNHGREAVNRHLDELLQSEYVELRTTAAETICLIIEHLRALPLDLHINSQLPKIIAVTNKHLKETNSKHMKAQHSRLQKVLMYLEKGVQPKYTFKVGKEQHELHTWSACLKYKKLCEIMGYDGLKIHLAANERLQSIIPIDLATISNVQSRLKRKV, via the exons atgcCGAACAGGAAACTGAGACGAGCCGGTGATGATCTACGCatatttaaaggaaaat GCTTCAGGGATGTAAATACGGAAATTCAGGGTGAATTGGAAGGTGATGAGGAAATCGGTGAAGTTTCTAAGGTGATTGAAGAAGCACAACCTGTAGATAACCGAAATTACGATGAAATTCTGCTTGAAGCTTTTGACAAAGTGAAAGAAAAGTCTTCAAAGTTACAAATTGAAGCTTTATCAGCAATATGCCATCAACTGCAACGACATCTGATTCCTGACTTTCTCAAAGAACACATTGCAACGATTACAGAAATAATCGAATGCAGTTTTCAGCGTAACATTGGAACGGAAGTGAGGTGGACAGCCCAACTAGTCGTCCTTTGTTATATTCAATTGCCGGAAGAAACGAGATTCATTGAAAGATTTAGACCGATGGTTATATCTGCGTTCGACAAACAAACCTATTCAGTGACTGTTAGGTCGTCCTTATGCAAAACTGCTGTTGTGCTGgtatttttacacaaaaatcaCTCGAATGATTTGCTGGATTTGATGTCGAAATTTGAAGGAATCATCACTGACAAAACTCTTGTTCGCGTGAAAGACAATATTGTAACACGAACATCACAGATCGACGATTTGGAAATTGTGGTGGCTACTCTCGAAGCTTGGACATTTCTATACACATTCATGGATTCCGATACCGCGTCTGCAATAGACAG atttgttcGAGATTTAGTGGCTCTGCTGAAATGCTTCCAATTCGATCTCAGCATTGCCTGTGCTAGAACCATTGCAGTGATATATTCTTGTGGCGATAACGATGCTAAAAAATTTGTGGAtaagaatttattaaaaattattgacgACATTTCAATGATTCGGAGAACAGTTTGGCCTTACACGCATAACGATAAAACGAAAGACCTGGTTCTGTTTTATCTAAAG aatgGTACCATACCCcttagagaaatcaaaattggcaATGAACTTCTGGCAATGGATACATGGTCGTCCACTATTCAATACGACTCGCTATGCACGATGGTAGGTGCTGCTAATATGCCGAAAATGTTACAGGAAAATGCATTTCTGCTTAGCTCGTTGaaacaatcaattttatgCGAGAATGAATCCAGTTTGGATAATGCATCACTTAGTGAATTGTCTGATAGAACCATGCAGCTTCACATAGACGAATGTATGAATTCGGAAATTGAGCGAATTAAAGGAGCTGTCGAAAAAGCAGACGGAAATTTGCTGTTGAATTTCGAAGATGAACTACTATCGCTTCGGaggaaatttgaattcgacTGTGCTTCAAGCAATGTATTTTTCACGAGCCGGGACAGCATATTTCGCCTATTTGTGTTGATAATGAAACGGGACAAGGAACCGGAAAAATTGATCGCAATCGAACTGGCAACACATGTGATTGTCTGTTTGGGCGAAGGAAGTCAATTTTCCCAACAGATTCACTACGAACTATTGACGGAACTGCGGCATCCGGAGATTTCTGCATCGATTGTAACGAAAATTTGCACGGCATTTACGTTCATtgcttttttgaaaaatgaaaatctctaTGGCATTCGGTTTACAATGgatcaaatgaaaaacattttcatcggGAGTTTCTCGAAAAAACGAAAGGTGACGTCTGTGAATGAAGCGACAGCGGTAGCAATGCAATGCAACGCACTGGAAGGATGGAGCATTATATTGACGATTTTGCCTCAAGGAGACATTCGTTCCGCACTGGATAATCATGGCAGAGAGGC AGTCAATCGACATTTGGATGAACTTCTTCAATCTGAATACGTCGAACTACGCACTACTGCAGCTGAAACTATTTGTTTGATAATCGAGCACCTGCGTGCCTTGCCTCTAGATTTGCATATCAACTCACAGCTTCCGAAAATCATTGCAGTCActaataaacatttaaaagaGACTAACTCCAAGCACATGAAGGCACAACATTCACGGTTGCAAAAAGTGTTGATGTATCTGGAGAAAGGTGTTCAGCCCAAATATACTTTTAAGGTGGGAAAAGAGCAACATGAACTGCACACTTGGTCGGCTTGCTTAAAATATAAGAAACTTTGTGAGATCATGGGGTATGATggattgaaaattcatttggctGCAAATGAACGATTGCAAAGCATAATACCGATCGACTTAGCGACAATATCAAATGTTCAGTCGAGATTGAAAAGGAAAGTTTGa
- the LOC119066410 gene encoding transmembrane protein 14 homolog, which produces MSTDIIGYLYAATVAAGGIMGYVKAGSIPSLAAGLAFGGILGYGAHLTSQDPPKPLVQLGTSLVLAGMMGARWSRSGKMMPAGMICIISCAALIRGLYTFNRHLLPTRQ; this is translated from the exons ATGTCGACAGATATAATCGGATATCTTTACGCGGCCACCGTTGCTGCTGGTGGCATAATGGGCTACGTAAAAGCTG GTTCCATTCCATCCTTAGCGGCCGGTCTAGCTTTCGGTGGCATTTTGG GCTATGGAGCTCATTTAACATCCCAGGATCCACCAAAACCCCTTGTACAGCTAGGCACGTCCCTTGTTTTGGCAGGCATGATGGGA GCTCGTTGGTCCCGATCCGGTAAAATGATGCCAGCAGGTATGATTTGCATCATTTCATGTGCTGCTCTTATTCGGGGACTGTACACATTCAACAGACATTTATTGCCAACTCGTCAGTAG
- the LOC119066403 gene encoding chaoptin-like: MPGCRFSRLELNLFKTYSATQKLNLKNVDLEIVRLQDFTYAEHLMEFDASHNKLIEIPTMLFVNAPEITKVDLSFNEISRIDPMAFEHSSADHSSKLSILDLSNNKITSIDNRTFAALPALTTLYLSSNLIQVIDTGVFAQNKDLNLLQLPYNELTTFACQYFENVKILDLMGNRLTSFDGDCMSGKSEGSYLDLNIENNQLTIITLNSNWTHLRAFSNELEWITIESNLDVLETFNVSQNKIENVPQIFNRLGKALKFLDVTNNFVGKLNVSTFMKMENLEKLVLRNTSLSNIQYGTFHYQKHLKLLDISFNNFKTLKFNAFARDLRQLESLFLDGNDLTEVDGLTTVKFPKVTLLGITKNNFTCEYLSDFMRDWIDVTFVSDALLNGNHIEKVACYEGTEVQYNTQFHDYVTQKWRIESVTTKNQPATKLIEDVENGSTNRVLLVLVLVVLCTICVVVVTKNVILIWRSLRFRDEVNVTYCNEKRYDHGLAENSVEIIRTDLLTSD; this comes from the coding sequence atgcCTGGATGTCGTTTCTCTCGTTTGGAACTCAACCTCTTCAAAACGTATAGTGCAACAcaaaaactcaatttaaaaaatgtggaCCTTGAGATAGTGCGATTACAGGATTTTACCTATGCTGAAcatttgatggaattcgatGCTTCACACAACAAACTAATCGAAATTCCTACCATGCTCTTTGTAAATGCACCCGAAATAACCAAAGTGGATTTGtcattcaatgaaataagtcGTATTGATCCTATGGCATTTGAGCATTCGTCTGCAGATCATTCGAGCAAATTAAGTATCTTAGATCTATCGAATAATAAAATCACTTCAATTGATAATCGAACATTTGCTGCCCTGCCAGCGCTCACCACATTATATTTGAGTTCTAATCTCATTCAAGTAATTGACACCGGTGTTTTCGCTCAAAATAAAGACCTTAATCTCCTGCAATTGCCTTACAATGAATTAACGACATTTGCATGCcaatattttgaaaacgtGAAAATTTTGGACTTAATGGGCAACAGATTAACGTCGTTTGATGGTGATTGTATGAGTGGAAAGAGTGAAGGCAGTTATCTGGATTTGAATATCGAAAACAATCAATTAACAATCATCACACTGAACAGCAACTGGACGCATTTGCGagcattttcaaatgaattggAATGGATAACCATCGAATCGAATTTAGATGTCTTGGAAACATTCAACGTGTctcaaaacaaaatcgaaaacgttccacaaattttcaatcgacTCGGTAAGGCACTGAAATTTTTGGACGTAACGAACAACTTCGTGGGTAAACTGAATGTTAGCACATtcatgaaaatggaaaacctTGAAAAATTGGTACTACGAAATACAAGTCTTTCAAACATTCAATACGGAACGTTCCACTACCAAAAACATCTCAAGCTTTTGgacatttcattcaataatttcaaaacgCTAAAATTCAACGCTTTTGCGCGTGATTTGCGACAACtagaaagtttatttttagatGGAAACGATTTAACGGAAGTGGATGGATTGACAAcagtaaaatttccaaaagtGACCCTTCTCGGAATTACAAAGAATAATTTCACCTGCGAATATTTGAGCGACTTTATGCGAGACTGGATTGATGTCACTTTTGTGTCCGATGCATTACTGAATGGAAATCACATTGAAAAAGTTGCATGCTATGAAGGTACTGAGGTCCAATATAACACTCAATTTCATGATTATGTCACACAAAAGTGGAGAATTGAATCGGTGACGACAAAAAATCAGCCAGCGACTAAATTGATTGAGGATGTAGAAAACGGTTCAACGAATCGCGTCCTGTTGGTACTTGTTCTCGTCGTTTTATGCACAATAtgcgttgttgttgttacgaAGAACGTTATTTTGATTTGGCGTTCTCTCAGGTTTAGAGACGAGGTGAATGTAACCTATTGCAATGAAAAACGTTACGATCATGGTCTTGCTGAAAATTCAGTTGAAATAATTAGAACGGATCTTCTGACTTCCGATTAA
- the LOC119066406 gene encoding zinc finger protein 678-like isoform X1 yields the protein MQTIVKMTERFDLKFEDFIAICRLCCNKGTGLIPIFPETEDVSNNVTEPTDSIPAMLLKIGLSVRRNDGLPEALCSDCHIKLLNCNNFRVQCLSTAVYLQEILTRHTECIVIRNETAEDDDGNNFQDCFEVDYILDNDELDTTNDVEFTNGRVEALDITIQNENSTEIHKRKRGRPKSKVEKPPPVEQNKTTKSSKGCKSSHNKKRSNRKDICLICGKVINNNIKGHQAIHDKSETFYCDICGFKTNVKLYMKNHMNKIHVAQRKYPCPHCHLVFMHSVTLKRHATIHSGEKNYVCEECGKSYRQRDMLLAHRKRHLPPTIQCSFCDKLFYSKNELKSHTGLHTGIKAYKCDLCTAAFVASSSLAAHRRQHKRDNVLPSCKICGMMFSDRLVYNMHLMDHKRTNQSIAYSGK from the exons ATGCAAACAATAGTCAAAATGACCGAACGAttcgatttaaaatttgaGGATTTCATCGCAATTTGTCGATTGTGTTGCAACAAAGGGACTGGACTGATCCCAATTTTTCCTGAAACCGAGGATGTGTCTAATAATGTCACTGAGCCCACCGATTCCATTCCGGCAATGTTACTTAAGATCGGGCTGAGT GTAAGAAGAAACGACGGTCTACCTGAAGCCCTGTGTTCGGATTGTCACATAAAGCTTTTGAATTGCAATAATTTTCGAGTGCAGTGTCTGTCAACAGCAGTCTACCTCCAGGAAATTTTAACTAGACACACAGAGTGTATTGTGATTAGAAACGAGACCGCAGAGGATGACGATGGCAATAATTTCCAGGACTGTTTCGAGGTCGATTACATACTG GACAACGATGAACTGGATACAACAAACGACGTTGAGTTTACAAACGGTAGAGTCGAAGCATTGGACATAacaatacaaaatgaaaattctacaGAAATCCATAAACGCAAACGTGGTCGTCCCAAGTCAAAAGTTGAGAAGCCACCGCCAGTCGAACAAAACAAGACTACGAAATCAAGCAAAGGCTGCAAATCATCCCACAATAAGAAAAGGTCAAACAGAAAGGACATTTGTCTGATTTGTGGTAAAGTAATTAACAACAACATCAAAGGACATCAGGCGATACATGACAAAAGTGAAACATTCTATTGCGATATTTGTGGTTTCAAGACGAATGTGAAActttacatgaaaaatcatatgAACAAGATACATGTAGCTCAAAG aaaatatccCTGCCCTCACTGTCACCTAGTTTTTATGCACTCCGTTACATTGAAACGACATGCAACAATTCACAGTGGCGAGAAAAACTATGTTTGCGAAGAATGCGGAAAGTCGTATCGTCAACGAGACATGCTGCTGGCCCATCGTAAAAGACATCTTCCACCAACGATACAATGTTCGTTTTgtgacaaattattttactcCAAAAATGAGCTAAAATCTCACACTGGTCTTCACACCGGCATAAAAGCATACAAATGCGATCTATGTACAGCTGCGTTCGTTGCTAG TAGTAGTTTGGCAGCACATCGACGTCAGCATAAAAGAGATAACGTGTTGCCATCGTGCAAAATATGCGGGATGATGTTCAGTGATCGTTTAGTTTACAATATGCATTTGATGGATCATAAAAGAACGAATCAATCGATTGCATACAGTGGTAAATAA
- the LOC119066051 gene encoding zinc finger protein 62 homolog, which translates to MNQLGISSMDDFSKMCRCCASPSDELSPMIQCGNTDEDIPSMFKECFNLEIDCSNLLPVSICATCYKKLRYSVQFRELCVSSFTFLTEFLEKQSITLIKNENFEDDAYTFASCLVSHCKKPYTLIQKVFLTFLLNQNDDTTDETIEETKPSVQSHVEERVEPPKEKLRKKLHRTKLGAKSGKKNSTNKNPSIDEEEKETDLTVEDSSSNVESTKNSKTKGKKEKVGKMCQICGQIFKSLQAHLYVHDIFPKFECNICHKKFRHKANVLSHMKIHTNQRDFKCHQCPYKTQFRTSYLRHLQTHTNERNYKCTICEKLFTRKMTLDRHKLTHDLPRVPCPHCDKMFTTKKGLVNHIGIHTGERPFKCKICGMGFVATSSLSVHRRIHKKEDDLLRCKECGLVLTNLQMLYNHMKDHNVPSTAEMFLTEVEVVTTSTKKGVGFRDEFCEMKKPKPITTQDFNRICRFCAKPNNDLKPIFKSDDCTDTSSTGENLSFPYMFQNTLNLDVIIDERLPLLICTRCSKKLTNANDFRKQCLKSYQSLIEIYESEAKRKSPETTEVPSPPECVHVKTSDDEEPTIAPFVVLIKDEHENFNERPSSNDGSVKDGDSNMEDPCFQSSSPGSVVKSENTNEVKETKYKGRGRPRKGQEVKKEKRVPKPHALEMCQICGQLFRCIKTHMFVHDTNPQFECHHCGRKFKHKPNLICHVKNHQNVRKFQCPHCPFKFQYSTNFKRHIRTHTGEKIFTCDICQKRFSRSGGLQRHKLTHDIPRVPCPYCEKMFTTTKGLVNHVGIHTGERPFKCKICGAAFVASSSLCVHSRIHKKENPIIQCKECGLVVTDNVMLSNHMKDHQEISAVK; encoded by the exons ATGAACCAACTGGGTATTAGTTCGATGGACGACTTTAGTAAAATGTGTCGTTGCTGCGCCTCACCGAGTGATGAATTGAGTCCAATGATCCAATGTGGGAATACAGATGAAGATATACCCAGCATGTTCAAAGAATGTTTCAATCTTGAG ATTGACTGTTCCAATTTACTACCAGTATCCATATGCGCGACTTGCTACAAAAAGCTTCGTTATTCGGTGCAATTCAGAGAACTGTGTGTTTCATCATTCACATTTCTCACAGAGTTTTTGGAGAAGCAGAGCATCACTCtgatcaaaaacgaaaatttcgagGATGATGCGTACACCTTTGCTTCGTGTCTCGTAAGTCATTGCAAAAAGCCTTACACATTAATCCAGAAAGTGTTTCTCACGTTTCTATTAAACCAGAATGATGATACGACGGACGAAACCATTGAAGAAACGAAGCCGAGTGTGCAGAGTCATGTCGAAGAGCGAGTCGAACCGCCGAAAGAAAAACTACGTAAGAAACTTCACAGAACGAAACTGGGTGCCAAATCAGGGAAGAAGAATAGTACGAACAAAAACCCTAGTATCGACGAAGAGGAGAAGGAGACAGACTTGACGGTGGAAGATAGCAGCAGCAATGTTGAATCAaccaaaaattcgaaaacgaaaggaaaaaaagagaaaGTCGGAAAAATGTGCCAGATTTGCGGACAAATATTCAAAAGTCTTCAGGCTCACCTGTACGTCCATGACATTTTTCCGAAGTTTGAATGCAATATCTGCCACAAGAAATTCCGACACAAAGCAAATGTTCTCAGTCATATGAAGATTCACACAAATCAAAG AGACTTTAAATGCCATCAGTGTCCCTACAAAACACAGTTTCGTACATCATATCTACGTCACCTACAAACGCACACAAACGAG CGTAACTACAAGTGTACCATCTGCGAAAAACTATTCACCCGGAAAATGACACTGGACCGGCACAAACTAACACACGATCTGCCTCGAGTTCCTTGTCCACACTGTGACAAAATGTTTACGACCAAAAAAGGACTGGTTAATCACATCGGCATTCATACCGGAGAG CGTCCattcaaatgtaaaatatgtggaatgGGATTTGTGGCGACGTCTTCGCTGTCTGTACACAGAAGAATACATAAAAAGGAGGACGATCTGTTGCGATGCAAAGAGTGCGGACTGGTTTTGACTAACTTACAGATGCTGTACAATCACATGAAAGATCATAACGTTCCATCGACAGCGGAAATGTTTCTGACAGAGGTGGAAGTGGTGACTACATCGACCAAAAAGGGAGTCGGTTTCCGGGATGAG ttttgtgaaatgaaGAAGCCGAAGCCAATAACAACGCAGGACTTCAACAGAATTTGTCGCTTTTGTGCGAAGCCCAACAACGACTTGAAACCAATATTTAAAAGTGATGATTGCACCGATACTTCCTCAACAGGGGAAAATCTTTCATTTCCGTATATGTTCCAAAATACTTTAAATTTAGAT GTGATTATCGACGAACGGCTACCTTTACTTATCTGTACACGATGCAGCAAAAAATTGACCAATGCAAATGATTTTCGTAAACAATGCTTGAAGAGCTACCAAAGTTTGATTGAAATCTACGAAAGCGAAGCCAAGAGAAAGTCACCGGAAACTACAGAAGTACCATCTCCTCCAGAATGTGTTCACGTTAAAACTTCGGATGATGAAGAACCAACAATAGCTcca TTCGTCGTACTAATCAAAGATGAAcacgaaaatttcaatgaacGACCATCATCGAATGACGGTTCCGTAAAAGATGGAGACTCGAATATGGAGGATCCTTGTTTCCAGTCTTCATCTCCAGGCAGTGTTGTAAAGAGTGAAAATACCAACGAAGTAAAGGAAACAAAATACAAAGGCCGCGGTCGTCCACGGAAAGGCCAAGAAGTGAAGAAAGAGAAACGTGTACCGAAACCGCACGCATTGGAAATGTGTCAAATCTGCGGCCAATTGTTCAGATGCATTAAGACACACATGTTCGTCCACGATACAAATCCTCAG TTTGAATGTCATCATTGTGGTCGAAAATTCAAGCATAAACCAAATCTGATTTGTCATGTAAAGAATCATCAAAATGTGCG GAAATTTCAATGTCCACACTGTCCGTTTAAATTTCAATACAGCACTAACTTTAAACGGCACATTCGCACCCACACTGGAG aaaaaatatttacttgcGACATTTGCCAAAAACGTTTCAGTCGTAGTGGAGGCTTGCAAAGGCATAAACTCACGCACGACATACCTCGCGTACCGT GTCCGTACTGTGAAAAGATGTTCACCACAACGAAAGGTCTGGTTAATCATGTCGGAATCCATACAGGAGAG CGACCATtcaaatgcaaaatttgcgGGGCAGCATTTGTGGCCAGCAGTAGTTTGTGTGTACACTCAAGGATAcacaaaaaggaaaatccaatTATACAATGCAAAGAGTGTGGACTGGTTGTAACGGACAATGTGATGTTATCTAACCACATGAAGGATCATCAAGAAATATCGgccgtaaaataa